DNA from Gracilinanus agilis isolate LMUSP501 chromosome 3, AgileGrace, whole genome shotgun sequence:
GCAAATTCTCTCAAGTCCAGGTCTCTCAGTGGGAAGTTCACAAATGTTGTGAGTTTGCTGGTTCGTATCCTGGATTCCGAGAATCGCTTTAGATCTAGAATTAGTTTGAGTCAAGGATGGAGAGGGCAGTATTTATTCTTCAAACACTTATTGTCTACTAAGTAAATggtaccatgctaagtgctggataAGAACAAAGTCCAAATAATGAATACAGGAGTCCttgagctttcttttttttaaggaagcagaaaaatgggcaagaaagaaaaaaacaatagctaccatttgtatagcacttgttttaaaaaatgcttacccCTTcttatcttagaactgatattaagtatttgttctaaagcagaagagcagtaaggggtaggcagtgggggttaagtgacttgtccagggtcacacagtgaggaagtgtctaaggccagttttgaacccaggactcccatcatcatctctaggtctggctctctattcactgagcccacctagctgccccaaagcacTAGCTTTGTGCCAGGtgttattttaaatgctttagaATGATCtcttttgaacctcacaataacccttggaggtaggtgctgtgacgatccccattatacagatgaggaaactgagacagaggttaagtgactttcccagggtcataccagCAAGTATCtggggaaggatttgaatttgggggTCTTCCTGACACAAGGTTCAGTGCTCCAAACTTCTCACCACCTACTTACCTCATACAATATGGATTTTCATTGTTCCATTCCTGTATCATCCTCACCTTCCCACCAATTGGGTCTATTTCATTACCTTTTACCCTCCCCACCAAATCAAGGTGCTTATCTTGTTAGGCTCTAAGGATACGGAGCACCAAGATCTTTGGGAACTTCTGGATGGAGAATTTCTTTATACACCTTTTTCTGGCTCGGCAGCGACAGCATGTCtgaaaacatgagaaaaataGATGAGTTGTGGGGAAAAATCATAGGATTTGATGGTAGTGAACCCGAAGGCTTGAGCAGCTAAATAGCAGaaaaagctttatttatttatttgctttttaaagctACTGCTTGTCCACAGGGAAGCATCACTTACTGGTTTCTCATCTCCATCAAGCACATCCTCTTTGGTGAAGAGCCTCATACAGTCCATCAGAGTCACCTCAGGATAGCCCCGCTAGGAGGATACAGAGCTAAGGTAAGAGGCCATGGAGAGGAAAGGATGGGGAGTTTCAGAAGTGGGCTAAGAGCCAGAATTACCTTAGCAATGGGTAGGGAGAGGTCCCAGAAGGGATCAAAGACGGTAGAGCAATAACCACACTCGGTACATGTCAGGGAGCTCTTTAGCTGCCCAACAAAGAGATCTGGGGAAAAGATGGAAGTGAGACATAAGCAAGGAGGCTAAGGACATGCAGCACTGCACATTATGTATGTGCTCTCATGTCTAGTCAGAATTCTAATGATACTGGGAGGGACAGTGATCTTCAGGGTACTATTCCTGGGGCTTTCTACAACTGCTCAGGTGCAAAGGGACAAACTCGATATCCCCTATGTAGGATTTCCAGCACTCACCCCCAATTCGACTGTCTTCCCGTTCCAGATATTTCCTCCAcatttgtctccctttctcctcatCACTGTGGGGCCcaaaaagaggaagataaaaaaaaaatattgagttaAGGTCCAGATTATAAACCACAAGTGTAATAGAAGCAGTGATCCGAACTGGCACTCAATCTTATGTAAGATCTATCCTACTTTGGTTGTCTTGGTCATTTTCCTGGAGTCTTTTGCTTTTGTGGGGAAAGGTAGAAGAACccattttgatttgtttttctttttgctcattATCTGCTTCTCTCACTTACGGAAGGTGATCGAGGTTCTCAGGGTTGGACTTAGGCCGTACTGTGACCCGGTTCACCTCATTGTGGAGTCCATCCAGTAGAAAACGAAGGAACTCTTGAGCATCCTGCTGACtgaacaaagagaaaggaagacagtAAAGGGTGGAGGGGTGGCGCAAGTAGGTCATACACATTTCCCCAGAAGTTCTCAACTGTCCCCTTCACCCACCCTGGGAAGAGACATCTCTCTGCAGAAGCCTTACTTATAGCCAACGAATCGGGGTGCAAATCTCTGGATCTGGGTCTTGAATTCTGATGGGCTCACCACATCATTAGCTGAAGAAGTCCATATGGTCTGGATCAGTTTTGCAAATTCTATTGGGAGGAAAAAGTGTCTTAAAATGCTATGGGGCTCAAGAGAGTCCATTAATCTTTCATTAAGGGTCTCTGAAACTGCCTAACAAAAGTAGGTAGatgccaaaaaaaggaaaatggcagagACCATATCCAAAGGGACACCAAAGAAGAGACCAGACAATGGCTAAAGCAGCTGTcacagacagaaaagaaaatggatttccAGAAAGCAAGATTTAAATGACAACTGCCCAAAGATTCCTCACCCTCCATAAGGGCTGTATGTGCATGGCTGCTGCTATTGAGGTCACGGAGGTAGAGCCTTTGGAGGCAATAATCTCTCAGCTCCCGGGTGTTGCTCAGGCACTGCAGGATTGAGTTCATGAAGCACTGAAAGAGATGACAGGAGGTATCACTAggcaaaatggagagaaaaggtaTCTGGACATTGTAAGCAAGATTTGAGAATTGCATTCTCCACCTCTGCCCTACCCAAATGTTTCTATTCATAGGATTAATACTTTAATTTATGAAGGAATAAAATACCAATGTGCCAGGAAAAATGGAATATTTAGGCattaaaaatctatatatttataaatacatataaaaatataaatttataaattataaaatgcatCCCTCATTGGATGCATCCCTC
Protein-coding regions in this window:
- the USP2 gene encoding ubiquitin carboxyl-terminal hydrolase 2 isoform X2; translated protein: MRTSYTVTLPEEPPAAPFPAFGKELRPRAPLPRSLLLSTFVGLLLNKAKTSKSTQGLAGLRNLGNTCFMNSILQCLSNTRELRDYCLQRLYLRDLNSSSHAHTALMEEFAKLIQTIWTSSANDVVSPSEFKTQIQRFAPRFVGYNQQDAQEFLRFLLDGLHNEVNRVTVRPKSNPENLDHLPDEEKGRQMWRKYLEREDSRIGDLFVGQLKSSLTCTECGYCSTVFDPFWDLSLPIAKRGYPEVTLMDCMRLFTKEDVLDGDEKPTCCRCRARKRCIKKFSIQKFPKILVLHLKRFSESRIRTSKLTTFVNFPLRDLDLREFASENTNHAVYNLYAVSNHSGTTMGGHYTAYCRSPVTGEWHTFNDSSVTPMSSSQVRSSDAYLLFYELASPPSRM